A genomic stretch from Desulfotignum balticum DSM 7044 includes:
- a CDS encoding hybrid sensor histidine kinase/response regulator, protein MTGDSDKRKIKAQMENKDYPGKILHGNYSHALKAHVKENISRLIAFEKTLTPVIPYLSAWQEQENAMWYEFAGQRFSDLMGCPIPDLADVFRNRIVERRVYDYQDDNHHQIHPQRLRQPELTGSRKGLREQGEKKGQVEAIYKVQLADGDIAWFKDQATVTAFKQDRIHVSSGCLTLVTKEMEAEEALRKAQQMLREKARALNLAKKVQEENAARLSGAIKQVEAARKEAEKANNAKSEFLAVISHEIRNPMNGIVGTCDLIMADDLSRQQTEYLEIIRSSAFSLLGLINDILDFSKIEAGKLEFQEVFFNVRDVVEEVSDIFLEMITRKNLELIVDIDPDVPEQVMADPMRLRQILINLISNALKFTRHGEIIIRVEPIRCEDAVIELGFRVTDTGIGIAPEHFDHLFESFTQVNHAKIREYGGTGLGLAICRQIVEMMNGTIGVDSQPGQGSTFYFNVPFKHEMPSRKDRIQTSAGFESYPALVVVENRSGRQALVHLLESWGFDVTACTTASRAVDLFSTPHRSAVFHLVLMDMGMTDLEDPAVFKDVKSMVESVGLSIALTRMGKNDDVNRSRDLGFIRSMTKPVKQSILKNAVQNTFSNTHRTRPNPLPAEKKDVTFSNTRILLVEDNAINRKIGSEMLRIAGVAVDTANNGLEAIEKVQKNDYAAVLIDIQMPHLDGIEASRIIRQQFSKTRLPIIAMSAHAKADNWKACLEAGINDYVLKPISRNVLFTALKKQIGPGHPFSIPESVLPCKQPPAPPETGTKNLPGLDIEDGLERLGGAAYVYAEILSDFCHTYAGFHQEMNALIDRSDFKAAADLSHSLKGASGNVSAMALFESVKALEQACRQKNGRDVQSLLVSVQSAYETVCRSAEQFCAQINAFKKKEKTDVSCLSTDVSVGEIKDLARSLMDSLERCDPVVSETLVQKIAPHVHDTWKKEMTHLTAAVKNYQFEDAKKYMARLMEKTGGWK, encoded by the coding sequence ATGACCGGGGATTCTGATAAAAGAAAGATAAAAGCACAAATGGAAAACAAGGATTATCCTGGAAAAATACTGCATGGAAATTACAGCCATGCTTTGAAAGCGCATGTCAAAGAAAATATCAGCCGGCTGATCGCCTTTGAAAAGACCCTGACACCGGTCATCCCTTATCTGTCCGCCTGGCAGGAGCAGGAAAATGCCATGTGGTACGAATTTGCCGGCCAACGGTTCAGCGATCTGATGGGGTGTCCGATACCGGATCTGGCAGATGTTTTCCGGAACCGGATTGTGGAACGGCGGGTTTATGATTACCAGGATGACAATCATCATCAGATCCATCCCCAGCGATTGCGGCAACCCGAACTGACAGGTTCCCGAAAAGGGCTTCGGGAACAGGGTGAAAAAAAAGGGCAGGTGGAAGCCATATATAAAGTGCAGCTTGCCGATGGTGACATTGCATGGTTTAAAGATCAGGCCACGGTCACCGCATTCAAACAGGACCGGATTCATGTCTCTTCCGGATGTCTCACCCTTGTGACCAAGGAGATGGAGGCGGAAGAGGCGTTGAGAAAAGCCCAGCAGATGCTCAGGGAAAAAGCCCGGGCACTGAATCTGGCCAAAAAAGTTCAGGAAGAAAACGCGGCCCGGTTGTCCGGTGCCATCAAACAGGTGGAAGCCGCCAGAAAGGAGGCGGAAAAAGCCAACAACGCCAAAAGTGAATTTTTAGCGGTCATCAGTCATGAGATCCGGAACCCCATGAACGGGATTGTGGGTACCTGTGATCTGATCATGGCAGATGATCTTTCCCGGCAGCAGACCGAATACCTGGAAATCATCCGGAGTTCCGCTTTTTCTCTGCTGGGGCTGATCAACGATATTCTTGATTTTTCAAAAATCGAAGCCGGAAAACTGGAGTTCCAGGAAGTCTTTTTTAATGTCCGGGATGTGGTGGAAGAGGTGTCGGATATCTTTCTGGAAATGATCACCCGGAAGAATCTGGAACTGATCGTGGATATTGATCCGGATGTGCCTGAACAGGTAATGGCGGATCCCATGCGGCTGCGTCAGATCCTCATCAACCTGATTTCCAATGCGTTGAAATTCACCCGGCACGGGGAAATCATCATCCGGGTGGAACCGATTCGTTGTGAAGATGCCGTGATCGAACTGGGTTTCCGGGTGACGGACACGGGTATCGGGATTGCGCCGGAACATTTTGATCATCTGTTTGAATCCTTTACCCAGGTCAACCATGCCAAAATCCGGGAATATGGGGGAACCGGCCTGGGTCTGGCCATCTGCCGCCAGATCGTTGAAATGATGAACGGTACCATCGGCGTGGACAGCCAGCCGGGGCAGGGCAGCACCTTTTACTTTAACGTCCCGTTCAAACATGAGATGCCTTCCCGGAAAGACCGGATACAGACATCCGCGGGATTTGAATCATATCCGGCCCTGGTTGTTGTGGAAAACCGGTCCGGCCGGCAGGCCCTGGTTCACCTGCTTGAATCATGGGGGTTTGACGTCACGGCCTGCACGACGGCTTCCCGGGCCGTGGATCTGTTTTCTACACCGCACCGATCCGCTGTATTTCATCTGGTATTAATGGATATGGGGATGACGGATCTTGAAGATCCGGCTGTTTTCAAGGACGTGAAATCCATGGTCGAATCTGTGGGTCTGTCCATCGCCCTGACCCGGATGGGTAAAAATGATGATGTGAACCGATCCAGGGACTTGGGGTTCATCCGGTCCATGACCAAACCCGTGAAACAATCGATTTTAAAAAATGCGGTGCAAAACACATTCAGCAATACCCACCGGACACGGCCAAATCCCCTGCCGGCAGAAAAAAAAGACGTAACCTTTTCAAACACCCGGATTCTTCTGGTGGAAGACAATGCCATCAATCGTAAAATCGGCTCGGAAATGCTCCGCATAGCGGGCGTGGCCGTGGATACAGCCAATAATGGTCTTGAAGCCATTGAAAAGGTGCAGAAAAACGATTATGCGGCCGTGCTGATCGACATACAGATGCCGCATCTGGACGGGATTGAAGCGTCCCGCATCATCCGGCAGCAGTTTTCCAAAACCCGGCTGCCCATCATCGCCATGAGCGCCCATGCCAAGGCAGACAACTGGAAAGCCTGTCTGGAAGCAGGGATCAATGATTACGTTCTCAAACCCATCAGCAGAAATGTGCTGTTCACGGCACTGAAAAAACAGATCGGTCCGGGTCACCCATTTTCGATTCCTGAATCGGTTTTGCCGTGTAAACAACCACCTGCACCGCCAGAGACGGGTACAAAAAACCTGCCGGGCCTGGATATCGAGGACGGCCTGGAACGGCTGGGGGGCGCAGCTTATGTTTATGCAGAGATTTTGTCTGATTTCTGTCACACCTACGCCGGGTTTCACCAGGAAATGAACGCGTTGATCGACCGATCCGATTTCAAAGCCGCAGCGGATTTGAGCCATTCGCTCAAAGGTGCGTCCGGCAATGTGTCTGCCATGGCCCTGTTTGAGTCCGTGAAAGCACTGGAACAGGCATGCCGGCAAAAAAACGGCCGGGATGTTCAGTCCCTGCTGGTGTCGGTCCAGTCGGCCTATGAAACCGTGTGCCGGTCTGCCGAACAATTTTGTGCACAGATCAACGCCTTTAAAAAAAAAGAGAAAACCGATGTGTCTTGTTTGTCCACCGATGTTTCGGTGGGTGAAATCAAAGACCTGGCCCGGTCCTTGATGGACAGCCTTGAACGATGTGATCCGGTTGTTTCTGAAACCCTGGTTCAAAAAATCGCGCCCCATGTTCATGACACATGGAAAAAAGAGATGACACATTTGACAGCGGCGGTTAAAAACTATCAGTTTGAGGATGCGAAAAAATATATGGCACGTCTCATGGAAAAAACAGGTGGCTGGAAATGA
- a CDS encoding response regulator translates to MKTVLIVDDTKTNIDVLVQVLKGDYKIGVSLNGKDAIQFARTHHPDLILLDIVMPQMDGFQVCRKLKSDPETRDIPVIFISAVDKPDHEKKWVKCGGADYITKPFKSRDIKKKINAHISRT, encoded by the coding sequence ATGAAAACCGTTTTGATCGTGGATGACACCAAGACCAATATTGATGTACTGGTCCAGGTCCTGAAGGGGGATTACAAGATCGGGGTCAGTCTCAACGGCAAGGATGCGATTCAGTTTGCCAGAACCCATCATCCTGATCTGATTCTTTTGGATATTGTCATGCCCCAAATGGATGGGTTTCAGGTTTGCCGCAAATTGAAGTCTGATCCTGAAACCAGGGATATCCCGGTGATCTTTATTTCCGCCGTGGATAAACCGGATCATGAAAAAAAATGGGTCAAATGCGGGGGCGCTGATTATATTACCAAGCCGTTTAAAAGCCGTGACATCAAAAAAAAGATCAATGCACATATCAGCCGGACCTGA
- a CDS encoding response regulator, translating into MKKILIVDDIKVNLKVLEVLLTRNGYAVLSAMSARKALSLLQEHICDLIISDIQMPEMDGFQFCRLCQLDEKLKHIPFIFYSSARDQKQIRQQARKVGAYTVVRKPADPAQLLKTINTVLNDALNRTMALTGQERCYNRRLDPVPGTVGWTLDANGDFTNITPAVERLTGFSVKHIQEMGKSGWLNRVHSSDEEKVRNAYKQLFQDHVPLDIVYRFKCRDNRFVWLVEKSGTPYGNQTQGCDRVDGFTADISAGITDLERRMESREQRVIQTFSTGVSHDLDNMLNGIADYIQLSATTTAGSRERQRFLANALKISRSALALNRDISCLSGEDKAVKKNSLLTRVVARVVRSLLQGSDIPCRVEIPRGVWPCRVDTRLMARALEHVIINACEAVAQKNDGRIEVSLQNISIEDIPVEKRPVSETHPNPGSYVQVVIEDNGCGIDDQYLDQVCLPYFSLKPKDMKKGVGLSLAISRAIIAGHGGEMAVHSKKNHGTKILIILPAEPGGT; encoded by the coding sequence ATGAAAAAAATACTCATTGTCGATGACATCAAGGTCAATCTCAAAGTCCTTGAAGTGCTGCTGACCCGAAACGGGTATGCCGTCCTGTCCGCCATGAGTGCCAGAAAAGCGTTGAGCCTGCTCCAGGAACATATCTGTGACCTGATTATCTCCGATATTCAAATGCCTGAAATGGATGGATTTCAGTTCTGCAGATTGTGTCAACTGGATGAAAAACTGAAGCATATCCCTTTTATTTTCTATTCCTCGGCCCGGGACCAAAAACAGATCAGACAACAGGCCCGGAAAGTGGGGGCATATACAGTGGTCAGAAAGCCGGCGGATCCTGCACAACTTTTGAAAACCATTAATACTGTTCTGAATGATGCCCTGAACCGGACCATGGCTTTGACAGGGCAGGAACGATGTTACAACCGCCGGCTTGATCCGGTGCCGGGCACTGTCGGGTGGACCCTGGATGCCAATGGTGACTTTACCAATATCACCCCGGCTGTGGAGCGGCTGACCGGTTTTTCCGTCAAGCACATTCAGGAGATGGGCAAAAGCGGATGGCTGAACCGGGTCCATTCTTCGGATGAAGAAAAGGTGAGAAACGCATATAAACAGCTGTTTCAAGATCATGTGCCCTTGGATATCGTTTACCGGTTTAAATGCCGGGACAACCGGTTTGTCTGGCTTGTGGAAAAATCCGGCACCCCTTATGGGAATCAAACGCAAGGCTGCGACCGGGTTGACGGTTTTACCGCAGACATATCTGCCGGCATAACAGATCTGGAACGCCGGATGGAATCCAGAGAACAGCGGGTGATTCAGACATTTTCAACCGGTGTTTCCCATGATCTGGACAACATGCTGAACGGTATTGCCGATTACATTCAACTGTCGGCCACGACAACGGCAGGCTCCCGGGAGCGGCAGCGATTTCTGGCCAACGCCTTGAAAATCAGCCGCAGTGCTTTGGCCCTGAACCGGGACATTTCCTGTCTGTCCGGTGAAGACAAGGCCGTGAAAAAAAATTCCCTGCTTACCCGGGTGGTTGCCAGGGTGGTCCGGTCTTTGCTGCAAGGCAGCGATATCCCCTGCCGGGTCGAGATACCTCGAGGGGTGTGGCCGTGCCGGGTGGATACCCGGTTGATGGCCCGGGCCCTTGAGCATGTCATCATCAATGCCTGTGAGGCCGTGGCACAGAAAAATGACGGAAGGATCGAGGTGTCCCTGCAAAACATATCCATTGAAGACATACCGGTTGAAAAACGCCCTGTTTCTGAAACCCATCCAAATCCCGGCAGTTATGTTCAGGTTGTCATTGAGGACAACGGGTGCGGCATTGACGACCAATACCTTGATCAGGTGTGCCTTCCCTATTTTTCCTTAAAACCAAAGGATATGAAAAAAGGGGTGGGCTTAAGCCTTGCGATAAGCCGGGCGATCATTGCTGGACATGGCGGGGAAATGGCGGTTCATTCAAAGAAAAACCACGGCACAAAGATATTGATCATTTTGCCGGCGGAACCCGGGGGAACCTGA
- a CDS encoding PEP-CTERM sorting domain-containing protein, producing the protein MKKLLYTGLAALMIMVFSFSASATTMDVNYGSMKNVTFINDHKFYTVGAGEFQVTFEWHEHFDFDIAYCVDLDSEIGKGTYDIDSFHYITEADTNYLRAAWLMDEFASDASSSNQQAGLQLAIWDAIYGNSFTNYSNFQISRFYSEYTDAADDALNMWESLGDTYAIAYSSFNNVKAQDLLVQMNPVPEPGTMLLLGMGIAGLGAAGRKRFRKK; encoded by the coding sequence ATGAAAAAATTACTTTATACCGGGCTTGCAGCATTGATGATCATGGTCTTCTCATTCAGTGCATCAGCTACTACAATGGATGTGAATTACGGCAGTATGAAAAATGTGACTTTTATAAACGACCATAAATTCTATACTGTGGGGGCCGGAGAGTTTCAAGTCACGTTTGAGTGGCACGAGCATTTTGATTTTGATATTGCGTATTGTGTGGATCTGGACAGTGAAATTGGCAAAGGAACATACGACATTGATAGTTTTCATTACATTACCGAAGCTGACACGAATTATTTGCGTGCCGCATGGTTGATGGATGAGTTTGCTTCCGATGCATCATCATCTAATCAGCAGGCAGGACTGCAGCTTGCCATTTGGGATGCGATATATGGCAATAGTTTCACGAATTATTCAAATTTTCAAATAAGTAGGTTTTACTCAGAGTATACAGACGCTGCTGATGATGCTCTAAACATGTGGGAATCACTTGGAGATACTTACGCCATCGCTTACTCTTCCTTCAATAACGTGAAGGCACAGGACCTTCTCGTTCAAATGAACCCGGTTCCGGAACCCGGAACCATGCTGTTGCTGGGAATGGGTATTGCCGGGTTGGGGGCGGCCGGCAGGAAACGGTTCAGAAAAAAATAA
- a CDS encoding PEP-CTERM sorting domain-containing protein yields MKRLTIYLLLSVFWITGTVHASTWKINDEYIGGKYDDSNYVKEEGDVIAINTREFDIDWMNVTIKTNGDVKVRIKTRYEDGTRDTTYGDLFVSTDGWNPYVDLSSWDSEDTYERYRSDTYETGERWEYALSTSSGKIYSVDADNIWRSDQEFADPYYQDHWYRHGQEVLYKPENEETPVGSFAFSHSGSMIKYAFNLSTLLGEDWSWEDELDLGFHWAMTCANDVIEGGIYKAAAVPEPGTMLLLGMGIAGLGAAGKKRFRKQ; encoded by the coding sequence ATGAAACGACTAACAATTTATCTGTTGTTGTCTGTTTTCTGGATCACAGGCACTGTCCATGCCAGCACCTGGAAAATAAATGACGAATATATCGGCGGCAAATATGATGACAGCAACTATGTTAAAGAAGAGGGTGACGTAATTGCAATCAATACCAGAGAATTTGATATCGATTGGATGAACGTTACCATAAAAACCAACGGTGACGTGAAGGTCCGAATCAAAACCAGATATGAAGACGGGACTCGGGATACCACCTATGGGGATCTGTTTGTGAGCACGGATGGATGGAACCCTTACGTGGATTTAAGTTCATGGGATTCTGAAGACACCTATGAAAGATATCGTTCCGACACCTATGAAACAGGGGAACGCTGGGAATATGCGTTAAGCACCTCTTCCGGCAAAATCTATTCAGTAGATGCCGACAATATCTGGCGGTCAGACCAAGAATTCGCTGACCCTTATTATCAGGATCACTGGTATCGGCATGGCCAGGAAGTACTTTACAAGCCGGAAAACGAAGAGACACCTGTCGGATCATTTGCCTTTTCTCATTCAGGCAGTATGATCAAATATGCCTTCAATCTGTCAACATTATTGGGTGAGGACTGGAGCTGGGAAGATGAACTGGACTTAGGATTTCACTGGGCCATGACCTGTGCCAATGACGTAATCGAAGGCGGCATCTACAAAGCGGCGGCGGTCCCGGAACCCGGTACGATGCTGTTACTCGGTATGGGCATTGCCGGACTGGGTGCAGCCGGCAAGAAACGGTTCAGAAAACAATAA
- a CDS encoding PEP-CTERM sorting domain-containing protein produces the protein MKPLFLKISIIFCTLFLWTGMSMATSTGIFVGDSNYLTSGKQLQQDTLTNVNALVDGYNNPDNPLDLPIDYDNFFELPENLTLLGKWDGDNWSEWKDDSISKFTGTFTGHDGDWSVGEKWDATVPLYYSLKAGGKGKSGGGFELWYADGFLDGVWDTSGLDNKDLSHISFWTAEGNTNNQVPEPGTLALVGLGLATIAGYRRKRRSS, from the coding sequence ATGAAACCTCTCTTTCTAAAAATTTCAATTATTTTTTGCACGCTGTTTTTATGGACGGGCATGAGTATGGCAACGTCAACGGGTATTTTTGTGGGTGATTCCAATTATCTTACATCAGGCAAACAACTTCAGCAAGACACTTTAACAAATGTAAATGCGCTGGTTGATGGTTACAACAATCCTGATAACCCTCTTGATCTGCCCATTGACTATGACAATTTTTTTGAACTGCCGGAGAATCTGACCCTTCTTGGAAAATGGGACGGTGACAATTGGAGTGAATGGAAAGATGATTCTATTTCAAAATTTACCGGTACTTTTACAGGACATGATGGTGACTGGTCTGTCGGTGAAAAGTGGGATGCGACTGTCCCTCTCTATTACAGCTTGAAAGCCGGGGGCAAAGGAAAAAGTGGTGGTGGTTTTGAACTCTGGTACGCAGACGGATTTTTGGACGGTGTATGGGATACATCCGGCCTTGACAATAAAGACTTATCCCACATCTCATTCTGGACAGCTGAAGGAAATACCAACAATCAGGTGCCTGAACCCGGGACCCTGGCCCTGGTGGGACTGGGGCTTGCCACCATTGCCGGATACCGGCGGAAACGGCGTTCCAGTTAG
- the fusA gene encoding elongation factor G — MIRDLKQVRNIGISAHIDSGKTTLSERILFYTARIHKINEVRGKDGVGAVMDSMELERERGITIASAATYCEWKKHNINLIDTPGHVDFTVEVERSLRVLDGVVLILCSVAGVQSQSITVDQQMKRYQVPCIAFVNKCDRSGANPAKVAKQLKTKLGHNSVLMQLPIGLEDKHEGVVDLVAMKAYYFEGEHGERVAIKEIPEELLEAAKEAREELIDTASLFSEELTDAILEESDISEALIKNAVRTGVITRQITPVFLGSAYKNKAIQPLLDAVLDYLPSPLDIHNEAIDMDNNEESVVLESNFDKPTVALAFKLEDGQYGQLTYIRVYQGCISKGDTLVNTRDGKKIKAGRLIRMHASQMEDVEEIPAGHIGAMFGIDCASGDTFVSPTINYSMLAMHVMEPVISLSIVPKDNKAQINMSKALNRFTKEDPTFKTYVDHETGETIIQGMGELHLEVYVERMKREYKAEVTTGAPRVAYRETITQKSLFNYTHKKQTGGAGQFGRVAGFMEPCEEDFEFVNKITGGRIPTQYIPACEKGFAACMAKGPKLEFPVTGVRVTIDDGAFHAVDSSEMAFQAAARGAFLEGYMKAKPVVKEPIMKVVIETPNEFQGSCMGLINQRRGIIQGSQEEGVMSVIESQVPLSEMFGFSTVLRSATQGKAQFTMEFSSYKQVPQSIAEEIIKQKQEEKKA, encoded by the coding sequence ATGATCAGAGATTTAAAGCAGGTGAGAAATATCGGCATCAGTGCCCATATCGACTCCGGCAAAACCACCCTTTCGGAACGGATTTTATTTTATACGGCCCGGATTCACAAAATCAATGAAGTCCGGGGAAAAGACGGTGTCGGCGCGGTCATGGACTCCATGGAACTGGAAAGAGAACGGGGTATCACCATTGCATCGGCTGCCACATATTGTGAATGGAAAAAACACAATATCAACCTCATCGATACCCCGGGCCATGTGGATTTCACCGTGGAAGTGGAACGGTCCCTGCGGGTGCTGGACGGGGTGGTGCTCATTTTATGTTCGGTTGCCGGGGTGCAGTCCCAGTCCATCACGGTGGATCAGCAGATGAAACGCTATCAAGTTCCGTGTATCGCCTTTGTCAACAAATGCGACCGGTCCGGTGCCAATCCGGCCAAGGTGGCCAAACAGTTGAAAACCAAACTGGGACACAATTCCGTGTTGATGCAGCTGCCCATCGGGCTGGAGGACAAACACGAAGGTGTGGTGGATCTGGTGGCCATGAAAGCCTACTATTTTGAAGGCGAGCATGGTGAGCGCGTGGCTATCAAAGAAATTCCCGAGGAACTGCTGGAAGCGGCAAAAGAAGCCAGAGAAGAATTGATCGATACCGCCTCTTTGTTCTCAGAAGAACTGACCGATGCCATTCTCGAAGAATCGGACATCAGTGAAGCATTGATCAAAAATGCCGTGAGAACCGGCGTGATCACCAGACAGATCACCCCGGTATTTTTGGGCTCCGCTTACAAGAACAAAGCGATTCAGCCGCTGCTGGATGCCGTGCTTGATTATCTGCCCTCTCCCTTGGACATCCATAATGAAGCCATTGACATGGACAACAACGAAGAAAGCGTGGTTCTGGAAAGCAATTTTGACAAGCCCACTGTGGCACTGGCCTTCAAGCTTGAAGACGGTCAATATGGCCAGTTGACCTATATCCGTGTCTATCAGGGATGTATCTCCAAAGGCGACACCCTGGTAAACACCCGGGACGGCAAAAAAATCAAGGCCGGCCGGCTGATCCGCATGCATGCCTCCCAGATGGAGGACGTGGAAGAGATCCCTGCCGGCCATATCGGTGCCATGTTCGGCATTGACTGCGCCTCCGGAGACACATTTGTCTCTCCGACGATCAATTACTCCATGCTGGCCATGCATGTGATGGAACCGGTTATTTCACTTTCCATCGTTCCCAAGGACAACAAAGCCCAGATCAACATGTCCAAGGCACTGAACCGGTTCACCAAGGAAGACCCGACTTTCAAGACCTATGTGGATCATGAAACCGGTGAGACCATTATTCAGGGCATGGGCGAGCTGCATCTGGAAGTGTATGTGGAGCGCATGAAACGCGAATACAAGGCAGAAGTCACCACGGGCGCCCCCCGGGTGGCTTACCGGGAGACCATCACCCAGAAATCGTTGTTCAACTACACACATAAAAAACAGACCGGTGGTGCCGGCCAGTTCGGTCGGGTGGCCGGATTTATGGAACCGTGCGAAGAAGATTTTGAATTTGTCAACAAAATCACCGGGGGCCGGATTCCTACCCAGTATATCCCGGCCTGTGAAAAAGGGTTTGCCGCCTGCATGGCAAAGGGCCCCAAACTGGAATTCCCGGTCACCGGTGTCCGGGTGACCATCGACGATGGTGCGTTTCATGCGGTGGACTCATCGGAAATGGCGTTTCAGGCCGCTGCCCGGGGCGCATTTCTGGAAGGCTATATGAAGGCCAAACCCGTGGTCAAGGAACCCATCATGAAAGTGGTCATCGAGACCCCCAATGAATTCCAGGGGTCCTGCATGGGGCTGATCAACCAGCGCCGGGGAATCATCCAGGGATCCCAGGAAGAAGGGGTCATGTCGGTGATTGAAAGTCAGGTACCCTTGTCTGAAATGTTCGGTTTTTCCACGGTTCTCAGGTCCGCCACCCAGGGAAAGGCCCAGTTCACCATGGAATTTTCTTCCTATAAACAGGTTCCCCAATCCATTGCCGAAGAAATCATCAAACAGAAACAGGAAGAAAAAAAAGCCTAA